The Klebsiella sp. RHBSTW-00484 genome includes a window with the following:
- a CDS encoding septation protein A, with protein MKQFLDFLPLVVFFAFYKLYDIYAATTALIIATAIVLIYSWVRYRKVEKMALITFVLVAFFGGLTIFFHNDEFIKWKVTVIYVLFAGALLFSQWVMKKPLIQRMLGKELTLPQQVWSRLNLAWAVFFILCGLANIYIAFWLPQNIWVNFKVFGLTAMTLVFTLLSGVYIYRHMPQDDNH; from the coding sequence ATGAAGCAGTTTCTGGATTTTTTACCGCTGGTAGTCTTCTTCGCATTCTACAAGCTCTACGATATCTACGCCGCAACGACCGCGCTGATTATCGCCACCGCCATCGTGCTGATTTATAGCTGGGTGCGCTATCGCAAAGTCGAAAAAATGGCGCTGATTACCTTTGTCCTGGTCGCATTTTTCGGTGGCCTGACCATTTTCTTCCATAACGATGAGTTTATAAAATGGAAGGTCACGGTCATCTACGTTCTGTTCGCTGGCGCGCTGTTGTTTAGCCAATGGGTGATGAAAAAGCCGCTGATCCAGCGCATGCTGGGTAAAGAGCTGACGTTACCGCAGCAGGTTTGGTCGCGTCTGAATCTGGCCTGGGCGGTATTCTTCATCCTTTGCGGGTTAGCGAATATCTACATCGCCTTCTGGTTGCCGCAAAATATCTGGGTCAACTTTAAAGTCTTCGGTTTAACCGCTATGACGCTGGTGTTCACCTTGCTAAGCGGCGTTTACATCTATCGCCATATGCCGCAGGACGACAATCACTAA
- a CDS encoding TonB-dependent siderophore receptor, with product MRPQKNHIATPLALAIAGLLSPGAFAEEAELDTETMVVRGTAEEALKQQPGVSIITAEDIAKDPPVNDLSEIIRKMPGVNLTGNSASGSRGNNRQIDIRGMGPENTLILIDGVPVSSRNSVRYSWRGERDTRGDSNWVPPEMVERIEVLRGPAAARYGSGAAGGVVNIITKRPTNDWHGSLSLYTNQPENNKEGSTNRANFNLNGPLAGDALTMRLYGNINKTEPDAWDINHAQNDSYAAGREGVRNKDINALLSWKVTPQQIVDFSYAYSRQGNIYAGDTQYSNGNVSPNGLVDSLYGQETNRMYRQTWGLTYNGIWDWGQSKAGVYYEKTNNTRLQEGSTGRVEGMINSDEYATSRLESWRSTGELNIPFNWLAEQTLTLGMEWNRDDLNDPASMQATSVTEEVPGTSGNPSERSTKNSATLTGLYLEDNIEATPGTNIIPGLRFDYHNDFGSNWSPSLNLSQDLGDMFKVKAGIARVFKAPNLYQSSDGYLLRTNGNGCPTNLTGNGCYLLGNPNLDPEISINKEVGLEFNLNGYNAGITWFRNDYKNKIVSGADVLGYTSDGNYILQWQNGGKAVVEGLEGTLLVPVIADTLNWRTNATYMIKSENKDTGNPLSVIPKYTINTMLDWQVNSKLSANVNWTMYGRQKPREYAEIRNETGVLATNEVGSYSVVGIGGNYQLMKDLRLNAGISNLFDKQLYRENSGASTYNEPGRAYYAGVTLSF from the coding sequence ATGAGACCGCAGAAAAATCACATCGCCACTCCCCTGGCCCTGGCCATCGCTGGTTTGCTTAGCCCAGGGGCTTTCGCCGAAGAGGCTGAATTGGATACCGAAACGATGGTGGTTCGGGGAACCGCGGAAGAAGCGCTAAAGCAGCAGCCGGGCGTCTCGATCATCACCGCGGAAGATATCGCTAAAGATCCGCCGGTTAACGACCTGTCTGAAATCATTCGTAAAATGCCCGGCGTTAACCTGACCGGCAACAGCGCCAGCGGCAGCCGCGGCAACAACCGACAGATTGATATTCGCGGCATGGGGCCGGAAAACACGCTGATTCTTATCGATGGTGTGCCCGTCAGTTCGAGAAACTCGGTGCGCTATAGCTGGCGCGGCGAGCGCGATACCCGCGGCGACAGCAACTGGGTTCCGCCGGAAATGGTCGAGCGTATCGAAGTTCTGCGCGGCCCCGCGGCTGCTCGCTACGGCTCTGGCGCTGCAGGCGGCGTGGTCAATATCATCACCAAGCGCCCGACCAACGACTGGCATGGCTCGCTCTCGCTCTATACCAATCAGCCGGAAAATAATAAAGAAGGTTCCACCAACCGGGCTAACTTTAACCTTAACGGACCGCTGGCCGGGGATGCCCTGACGATGCGTCTGTACGGTAATATCAACAAAACCGAACCAGACGCCTGGGATATTAACCATGCGCAAAATGACTCTTATGCCGCAGGCCGCGAAGGCGTGCGCAATAAAGATATTAACGCCCTGCTGTCATGGAAAGTGACGCCGCAGCAGATTGTCGATTTCAGCTATGCCTACAGCCGCCAGGGCAACATCTACGCCGGTGATACGCAATACAGCAACGGCAACGTTAGCCCAAACGGACTAGTCGACTCACTGTATGGTCAGGAAACGAACCGCATGTATCGCCAGACCTGGGGCCTGACCTATAACGGTATCTGGGATTGGGGCCAGTCTAAAGCGGGCGTCTATTACGAAAAAACCAACAACACCCGCCTGCAGGAGGGCTCTACCGGCCGCGTAGAGGGGATGATCAATAGCGATGAATACGCCACCAGCCGCCTGGAATCATGGCGTTCAACCGGCGAACTCAATATTCCATTCAACTGGCTGGCTGAGCAGACGCTTACGCTGGGTATGGAGTGGAATCGCGATGATTTGAACGATCCGGCGTCGATGCAGGCCACCAGCGTGACCGAAGAAGTCCCCGGCACTTCCGGCAACCCGTCTGAGCGCAGCACGAAAAATAGCGCCACCCTCACCGGTCTCTATCTCGAAGACAATATTGAAGCGACGCCGGGCACCAATATTATCCCCGGACTGCGTTTTGACTATCACAACGATTTCGGCAGCAACTGGAGCCCGAGCCTGAACCTGTCGCAGGATCTGGGCGATATGTTTAAGGTCAAAGCAGGTATTGCCCGGGTATTTAAAGCACCGAACCTGTATCAGTCCAGCGATGGCTATTTGCTGCGCACGAACGGTAACGGCTGCCCGACCAACCTCACCGGGAATGGTTGTTATCTGCTGGGTAACCCAAACCTTGATCCGGAAATCAGTATCAACAAAGAGGTCGGCCTTGAATTTAACTTAAATGGCTACAATGCCGGTATCACCTGGTTCCGTAACGATTACAAAAACAAAATCGTCTCCGGCGCCGACGTGTTGGGCTATACCTCTGATGGGAATTATATTCTCCAGTGGCAAAACGGCGGTAAAGCGGTCGTCGAAGGTCTTGAAGGGACCCTGCTGGTGCCGGTGATTGCCGATACGCTGAACTGGCGCACCAACGCCACCTATATGATCAAATCGGAAAACAAAGATACCGGCAACCCGCTGTCCGTCATTCCGAAATATACCATCAACACCATGCTCGACTGGCAGGTTAACAGCAAGCTCTCAGCCAACGTGAACTGGACCATGTACGGTCGGCAGAAACCGCGCGAATATGCGGAAATTCGTAACGAGACGGGCGTACTGGCGACCAACGAAGTCGGTTCCTATTCTGTCGTCGGAATTGGCGGTAACTATCAGCTGATGAAAGATTTACGCCTGAATGCCGGGATCAGCAACCTGTTCGATAAGCAGCTTTATCGCGAAAACTCGGGCGCGTCGACCTACAACGAACCGGGTCGTGCGTACTACGCTGGCGTCACGCTCTCCTTCTAA
- the yciA gene encoding acyl-CoA thioester hydrolase YciA: MTTTDLAPKGELVLRTLAMPADTNANGDIFGGWLMSQMDIGGAIMAKEIAHGRVVTVRVDGMTFLRPVAVGDVVCCYADCVKRGNTSVTINMEVWVKKVSSEPIGQRYKATEALFIYVAVDNQGKPRALPAQ, from the coding sequence ATGACGACAACAGATCTCGCGCCGAAGGGCGAATTGGTTTTACGCACCCTGGCGATGCCAGCGGATACCAACGCCAACGGCGATATTTTTGGCGGCTGGCTAATGTCGCAAATGGATATCGGCGGCGCCATTATGGCGAAAGAAATTGCCCATGGTCGCGTGGTGACCGTACGCGTCGACGGCATGACCTTTTTACGTCCGGTCGCGGTCGGCGATGTGGTGTGTTGCTACGCCGACTGCGTGAAGCGCGGCAATACCTCGGTAACTATCAATATGGAAGTGTGGGTGAAAAAAGTGTCGTCTGAGCCAATCGGCCAACGCTACAAGGCAACCGAAGCGCTGTTTATCTATGTTGCGGTGGATAACCAGGGCAAACCGCGCGCGCTGCCTGCCCAATAA
- a CDS encoding YniB family protein — protein MTYQQAGRIAVLKRILGWVVFIPAVISTLISVLKFMYEHSEKKPGIDAVMMDFAHVMIEMVRFNTPFLNFFWYNSPLPDFKHGMNIGFWIIYILIFVGMALQASGARMSRQAKFLREGVEDQLILEQAKGTEGLTREQIAERVVVPRHTILVQYFPLYVLPVITLVIGYFFFSLLGFL, from the coding sequence ATGACGTATCAACAAGCTGGACGCATTGCAGTACTTAAACGTATTTTGGGGTGGGTGGTGTTTATTCCGGCAGTTATCTCGACGCTGATTTCGGTGCTGAAGTTTATGTACGAGCACAGCGAGAAAAAGCCGGGGATTGATGCGGTGATGATGGATTTTGCGCACGTGATGATCGAGATGGTGCGCTTCAATACGCCGTTCCTGAATTTCTTTTGGTACAACTCGCCGCTTCCGGACTTTAAGCACGGCATGAATATCGGCTTCTGGATTATCTATATCCTGATCTTTGTCGGGATGGCGCTGCAGGCATCCGGCGCGCGGATGAGCCGTCAGGCTAAGTTTCTGCGTGAGGGGGTTGAGGATCAGCTGATTCTTGAGCAGGCCAAAGGGACGGAAGGGCTGACGCGCGAGCAGATCGCCGAACGTGTGGTGGTGCCGCGTCATACTATTCTGGTGCAGTATTTCCCGCTGTACGTGCTGCCGGTGATTACCCTCGTGATCGGCTACTTCTTCTTTTCTTTACTCGGTTTCCTGTAA
- the hxpB gene encoding hexitol phosphatase HxpB has protein sequence MSARRQIHAAIFDMDGLLIDSEPLWDKAELEVIASLGVDISRRSEMPDILGLRIDLVVDLWFAQQPWKGPDRAEVTARIINRAIQLVEEARPLLPGAREAVAMCKAQGLKIGLASASPLRMLEKVLTMFELRDQFDALASAEMLPFSKPHPQVYLNCAEKLGVSPLNCVALEDSVNGMIASKAARMRSIVVPEEENSRDPRFVLADVKLTSLQSLTLTDLLG, from the coding sequence ATGTCAGCCAGGCGACAGATTCATGCCGCGATTTTTGATATGGATGGATTACTGATTGATTCCGAACCGCTATGGGATAAGGCAGAGCTGGAGGTGATTGCAAGCCTCGGAGTGGATATTAGCCGCCGCAGTGAAATGCCCGATATTCTGGGGCTACGCATCGATTTAGTCGTCGACCTGTGGTTTGCCCAGCAGCCGTGGAAAGGCCCGGATCGCGCCGAAGTGACCGCGCGAATTATCAACCGCGCTATCCAACTGGTTGAAGAAGCACGTCCGCTCCTGCCCGGCGCGCGGGAAGCGGTGGCGATGTGTAAAGCGCAGGGACTGAAAATCGGCCTGGCCTCAGCATCACCGCTGCGGATGCTGGAAAAAGTCCTCACCATGTTTGAGCTGCGCGACCAGTTTGATGCACTCGCTTCCGCCGAAATGCTGCCGTTCAGCAAACCGCATCCGCAGGTTTATCTGAACTGTGCGGAAAAACTTGGCGTCAGCCCTCTGAACTGCGTGGCGCTGGAAGATTCTGTCAACGGCATGATTGCCAGCAAAGCGGCGCGGATGCGCTCTATTGTCGTGCCTGAAGAAGAGAATAGCCGCGATCCTCGCTTTGTGCTGGCCGATGTGAAGCTAACGAGCCTGCAATCCCTCACCCTGACCGACCTGCTCGGCTAA
- the kduD gene encoding 2-dehydro-3-deoxy-D-gluconate 5-dehydrogenase KduD, producing MVLNAFDLTGKVAIVTGCDTGLGQGMTLGLAQAGCDIVGVNRRIPHETAEKVQALGRRFTAIQADLSHQDEIGSIVTQAVAAMGRVDILVNNAGTIRRTDALDFSEKDWDDVLNLNLKSVFFLSQAVARQFIQQGDGGKIINIASMLSFQGGIRVPSYTASKSGVLGITRLMANEWAGHRINVNAIAPGYMATNNTQQLRDDAERSKEILDRIPAGRWGVPDDLQGPVVFLASKAADYVSGYTLAVDGGWLAR from the coding sequence ATGGTACTGAACGCCTTTGACCTTACGGGTAAGGTCGCTATCGTAACGGGTTGTGATACCGGACTCGGCCAGGGCATGACGCTGGGCCTTGCGCAAGCCGGGTGCGATATCGTCGGGGTCAATCGTAGAATTCCCCATGAAACGGCGGAAAAGGTTCAGGCGTTGGGCCGACGCTTCACCGCTATCCAGGCCGATTTGAGTCACCAGGATGAGATTGGCTCGATTGTCACTCAGGCCGTTGCTGCGATGGGCAGAGTCGATATTCTGGTCAACAACGCTGGCACAATCCGCCGCACCGATGCGCTCGATTTTTCAGAAAAAGATTGGGATGACGTCCTGAATCTGAATCTGAAATCGGTCTTTTTTCTTTCGCAAGCGGTCGCCCGGCAGTTTATTCAGCAAGGCGATGGCGGAAAAATCATTAACATCGCTTCAATGCTCTCCTTTCAGGGCGGCATTCGGGTTCCTTCATATACCGCCTCAAAAAGCGGTGTTCTCGGCATTACTCGCCTGATGGCTAATGAATGGGCGGGACACCGCATCAACGTTAACGCCATCGCGCCGGGATATATGGCGACCAACAACACTCAGCAATTACGTGACGATGCCGAGCGCAGTAAAGAGATCCTCGACCGCATTCCTGCCGGGCGCTGGGGCGTTCCGGATGACCTGCAAGGGCCGGTGGTATTCCTCGCCTCTAAGGCAGCAGATTACGTCAGTGGCTATACTCTGGCGGTTGACGGAGGCTGGCTGGCACGTTGA
- a CDS encoding metal-dependent hydrolase yields MTAEGHLLFSIACAVFAKNAELTPVLAQGDWWHIVPSAILTCLLPDIDHPKSFLGQRLRWISKPIARAFGHRGFTHSLLVVFGALALFSLKVPDGWIIPADAVQGLVLGYLSHILADMLTPAGVPLLWPCRWRFRLPILAPRKGNQLERALCMALFIYAVWMPQTFADNSAVRWSSSMINTLQTTFNRFISHQAGQ; encoded by the coding sequence ATGACGGCGGAAGGTCACCTTCTCTTTTCTATCGCCTGTGCGGTATTTGCGAAAAACGCGGAATTAACCCCCGTGCTGGCCCAGGGGGACTGGTGGCATATTGTCCCTTCCGCAATTTTGACCTGCCTGCTGCCCGACATCGATCACCCTAAGTCATTTCTCGGGCAGCGTTTACGCTGGATTTCAAAACCGATAGCCCGCGCCTTTGGTCATCGCGGCTTCACCCATAGCCTGCTGGTAGTCTTCGGCGCTCTTGCGCTGTTCTCGTTAAAAGTGCCCGATGGCTGGATAATCCCGGCGGACGCTGTCCAGGGGCTGGTGCTGGGCTATCTCAGCCATATCCTTGCCGACATGCTGACTCCTGCGGGAGTGCCGCTGCTTTGGCCCTGCCGCTGGCGCTTTCGCTTACCTATCCTCGCGCCGCGTAAAGGCAACCAGCTAGAGCGCGCGCTGTGTATGGCGCTCTTCATCTATGCGGTGTGGATGCCGCAGACTTTTGCCGATAATAGCGCCGTGCGCTGGTCATCGAGCATGATTAACACGCTGCAAACCACCTTTAATCGATTTATTAGTCACCAGGCAGGACAATAA
- a CDS encoding L-cystine transporter, which yields MNFPLIANVIVFAVLLLALAQTRHKQWSLAKKVLVGLVIGVIFGLALQFIYGSDSQVLKDSIQWFNIVGNGYVQLLQMIVMPLVFASILSAVARLHNASQLGKISFLSIGTLLFTTLIAALVGVLVTNLFGLTAEGLVQGSAETARLNAIQSNYAGKVADLSVPQMVLSFIPKNPFADLTGANPTSIISVVIFAAFLGVAALKLLKDDIAKGQRVLTAIDTLQSWVMKLVRLVMQLTPYGVLALMTKVVAGSNLQDIIKLGSFVIASYLGLGIMFVVHGLLLAVNGVSPLKYFRKVWPVLTFAFTSRSSAASIPLNVEAQTRRLGVPESIASFSASFGATIGQNGCAGLYPAMLAVMVAPTVGINPFDPLWIATLVGIVTVSSAGVAGVGGGATFAALIVLPAMGLPVTLVALLISVEPLIDMGRTALNVSGSMTAGTLTSQWLRQTDKTILDSEEDAELAHR from the coding sequence ATGAATTTTCCATTAATAGCGAACGTTATCGTGTTCGCGGTTTTGCTGTTGGCGCTTGCTCAAACCCGCCACAAACAGTGGAGCCTCGCTAAAAAAGTACTGGTCGGTCTGGTTATCGGCGTTATTTTCGGCCTGGCGCTGCAATTTATCTATGGTTCCGACAGCCAGGTGCTGAAGGATTCTATCCAGTGGTTCAATATCGTCGGCAACGGCTATGTTCAGCTACTGCAAATGATCGTTATGCCGCTGGTCTTCGCCTCTATCCTGAGCGCGGTCGCCCGTCTGCATAACGCTTCACAGCTGGGTAAAATCAGCTTTTTGAGCATTGGTACTCTGCTTTTCACCACGCTGATTGCAGCACTGGTCGGTGTTTTGGTCACCAATCTGTTTGGCCTGACCGCTGAAGGGCTGGTGCAAGGCAGCGCGGAAACCGCTCGTCTTAACGCCATTCAGAGCAACTATGCCGGTAAAGTGGCGGACCTGAGCGTCCCGCAAATGGTGCTCTCTTTCATACCAAAAAACCCGTTTGCTGACCTGACCGGCGCGAACCCAACGTCGATTATCAGTGTGGTTATCTTCGCGGCATTCCTTGGCGTCGCAGCGCTGAAGTTGCTGAAAGATGACATTGCCAAAGGCCAGCGCGTGCTCACCGCCATCGACACGCTGCAAAGCTGGGTTATGAAGTTAGTCCGTCTGGTTATGCAGTTAACGCCGTATGGCGTGCTGGCGCTGATGACCAAAGTGGTTGCGGGCTCTAACCTGCAGGACATCATCAAGCTCGGCAGCTTCGTTATCGCCTCGTATCTCGGCCTGGGCATTATGTTCGTGGTGCACGGCCTGCTGCTGGCAGTGAACGGCGTGAGCCCGCTGAAGTACTTCCGCAAAGTGTGGCCGGTGCTGACCTTCGCCTTCACCAGTCGTTCCAGTGCGGCTTCTATTCCGCTGAACGTCGAAGCGCAAACTCGCCGTCTCGGCGTACCGGAATCTATCGCCAGCTTCTCAGCATCATTCGGCGCGACCATTGGTCAGAACGGTTGTGCGGGTCTTTACCCGGCGATGCTGGCAGTCATGGTCGCTCCGACCGTCGGTATCAACCCGTTCGATCCGCTATGGATTGCCACCCTGGTGGGCATTGTCACCGTCAGTTCCGCAGGCGTTGCGGGCGTTGGCGGCGGCGCAACTTTTGCCGCGCTGATCGTCCTGCCGGCAATGGGTCTGCCAGTGACGCTGGTGGCGCTGTTAATTTCAGTTGAACCACTGATTGATATGGGTCGTACCGCGCTGAACGTCAGCGGTTCAATGACCGCCGGTACCCTGACCAGTCAGTGGCTGCGTCAAACCGACAAAACCATTCTTGATAGCGAAGAGGATGCCGAACTGGCCCACCGCTAA
- the cedA gene encoding cell division activator CedA: MKPHRQQNRQVISYVPRVEPAPPEHAVKMDGFRDVWVLRNKYVAFVLVDEHFRRSPPFNVPEAAQRWAEQMRQEGEIDA, encoded by the coding sequence ATGAAACCACATCGCCAACAAAATCGTCAGGTCATTAGCTACGTGCCTCGAGTGGAGCCAGCGCCGCCGGAACACGCCGTCAAAATGGACGGGTTTCGCGATGTCTGGGTGCTGCGCAATAAGTACGTCGCCTTTGTGCTGGTGGACGAACATTTTCGCCGTTCACCGCCGTTTAACGTGCCGGAAGCGGCGCAGCGCTGGGCGGAGCAGATGAGGCAGGAAGGCGAGATAGATGCCTGA
- the katE gene encoding catalase HPII — translation MSDKHHKPQTHQSPVHDDREAKPGLDSLAPNDQNWRPTPHPTAPGEVPTAPGSIKAPDTHSDKLDALDDHRKGGEDFALTTNQGVRIADDQNSLRAGKRGPTLLEDFILREKITHFDHERIPERIVHARGSAAHGYFQPYSNLSDITKADFLSDPEKKTPVFVRFSTVQGGAGSADTVRDIRGFATKFYTDEGIFDLVGNNTPIFFIQDALKFPDFVHAVKPEPHWAVPQGQSAHDTFWDYVSLQPETLHNVMWAMSDRGLPRSYRTMEGFGIHTFRLINAEGKATFVRFHWKPVAGKASLVWDESQKLTGRDPDFHRRDLWEAIEAGDFPEYELGLQLIPEEDEFAYDFDLLDPTKLIPEALVPVQRVGKMVLNRNPDNFFAENEQAAFHPGHIVPGIDFSNDPLLQGRLFSYTDTQISRLGGPNFHEIPINKPTCPYHNFQRDGMHRMDIDTNPANYEPNSINDNWPRETPPAAKRGGFESYAERVDGEKIRQRSPSFGEYYSQPLLFWRSQTPLEQQHIIDGFSFELSKVVREWIRERVVEQLAHIDLQLAQAVGKNLGIELTDDQRSITPPPDVNGLKKDPTLSLYAIPSGDVKGRVVAVLLNDRPVAKELLVLLKALKAKGVHAKLLYSRMGKVKADDGTTLPVAGTFAGSPSLTVDAVIVPGGDLQSLSNNGDFHYYLLEAYKHLKPILLAGDARPCKTSLQVASKGEEGIVETNAIDGKSMDELITLMAAHRVWSRSAKIAAIPA, via the coding sequence ATGTCAGATAAACACCATAAACCACAAACCCACCAGTCACCGGTTCACGATGACCGGGAAGCGAAGCCAGGTCTCGATTCTTTAGCACCCAATGACCAGAACTGGCGACCCACGCCGCACCCCACAGCTCCGGGTGAAGTACCGACCGCGCCTGGCAGTATAAAAGCCCCGGATACGCATAGCGATAAGCTTGACGCGCTGGATGATCATCGTAAAGGCGGCGAGGATTTTGCGCTCACCACCAACCAGGGCGTACGTATCGCTGACGATCAAAACTCGCTGCGTGCGGGCAAACGTGGCCCCACGCTGCTGGAAGATTTTATCCTGCGCGAGAAAATTACCCATTTTGACCATGAACGCATCCCCGAGAGGATCGTCCACGCCCGAGGCTCCGCAGCGCACGGCTACTTTCAGCCCTATAGCAACCTGAGCGACATCACCAAAGCCGATTTTCTCTCCGACCCGGAGAAGAAAACCCCGGTTTTCGTGCGCTTTTCTACCGTCCAGGGCGGTGCAGGGTCCGCCGATACGGTGCGCGACATCCGCGGTTTCGCCACCAAGTTCTATACCGACGAGGGCATTTTTGATCTGGTCGGCAATAACACCCCCATCTTCTTTATCCAGGACGCGCTCAAATTCCCTGATTTCGTCCATGCGGTAAAACCGGAACCTCACTGGGCCGTCCCGCAAGGGCAAAGTGCACATGACACCTTTTGGGACTACGTATCACTACAGCCAGAAACGCTGCACAACGTAATGTGGGCGATGTCCGATCGCGGTTTACCCCGCAGCTATCGCACGATGGAAGGGTTCGGTATCCATACCTTCCGCCTGATAAATGCCGAAGGCAAAGCAACCTTTGTACGTTTTCACTGGAAACCAGTAGCGGGCAAGGCCTCTCTGGTGTGGGATGAGTCGCAGAAGCTGACAGGTCGCGATCCTGATTTCCATCGTCGCGATTTATGGGAAGCCATTGAAGCGGGAGATTTCCCCGAGTATGAACTGGGGCTACAGCTCATCCCCGAGGAGGATGAGTTTGCCTATGACTTCGATCTGCTGGACCCCACCAAGCTTATCCCGGAAGCGCTGGTCCCTGTTCAACGGGTCGGGAAAATGGTCCTCAATCGTAACCCGGATAATTTCTTTGCCGAAAATGAACAGGCTGCGTTTCATCCCGGGCACATCGTGCCGGGGATAGATTTCAGCAACGATCCGCTGCTGCAGGGCCGTTTATTTTCCTATACCGATACGCAGATTAGCCGCCTTGGCGGGCCTAATTTCCATGAGATTCCTATTAATAAGCCCACCTGCCCGTATCATAATTTCCAGCGCGACGGTATGCATCGCATGGATATTGATACCAACCCGGCAAACTATGAACCTAACTCAATCAACGATAACTGGCCCCGCGAGACGCCGCCAGCCGCTAAACGCGGAGGATTCGAATCCTACGCCGAGCGGGTAGACGGCGAAAAAATTCGCCAGCGCAGCCCGTCGTTCGGCGAATACTACTCTCAGCCTCTACTGTTTTGGCGCAGCCAGACGCCACTTGAGCAGCAGCATATTATCGACGGTTTTAGCTTCGAACTGAGCAAAGTCGTCAGAGAGTGGATCCGCGAGAGGGTTGTCGAACAACTGGCGCATATCGACCTGCAGCTGGCTCAGGCTGTGGGTAAAAATCTCGGTATCGAACTCACTGACGACCAGCGTAGCATCACGCCGCCGCCGGATGTTAATGGTTTGAAAAAGGACCCTACGCTAAGCCTGTATGCCATTCCCAGCGGCGATGTAAAAGGCCGCGTGGTGGCGGTGTTACTTAACGATCGTCCGGTCGCCAAAGAGCTGTTGGTGCTGCTGAAAGCGCTCAAGGCCAAGGGAGTGCATGCCAAACTGCTCTATTCACGAATGGGTAAAGTGAAGGCTGATGATGGCACCACGTTGCCGGTTGCCGGGACCTTTGCCGGTTCGCCGTCATTAACCGTAGATGCGGTCATCGTTCCCGGCGGCGATCTGCAAAGCCTGAGCAACAACGGCGACTTCCACTATTACCTGCTGGAGGCCTACAAACATCTGAAGCCGATTCTACTGGCAGGCGATGCCAGACCGTGTAAAACGTCGCTTCAGGTCGCCAGCAAGGGCGAAGAAGGGATCGTGGAGACAAATGCGATAGATGGCAAATCCATGGATGAACTGATCACCCTGATGGCGGCGCATCGGGTGTGGTCAAGAAGCGCTAAAATCGCCGCAATTCCTGCATAA
- the chbG gene encoding chitin disaccharide deacetylase, with protein sequence MERVLIVNADDFGLSKGQNYGIVEACKNGLVTSTTALVNGAAISHAAQLSRCVPELAVGMHFVLTLGEPLSAMPGLTREGRLGKWIWQMAEEDSLPLDEIAHELECQYRRFVELFGYEPTHIDSHHHVHMIAQIYPIVAAFAREKGVAMRIDRQLATLSGLEQDAARSSDGFASEFYGEAVCEGLFLQTLEASIQRDEKSLEVMCHPAFVDNTIMGSAYCYPRLTELDVLTSDSLKYAIAEHGYRLGTYRDV encoded by the coding sequence ATGGAACGCGTGTTGATCGTGAATGCCGATGATTTTGGCCTCAGCAAGGGGCAGAACTACGGTATTGTCGAAGCTTGCAAAAATGGTCTGGTCACCTCCACGACGGCACTGGTCAACGGCGCGGCGATTAGCCACGCCGCCCAGCTCAGCCGCTGCGTACCGGAGCTGGCGGTCGGAATGCACTTTGTCCTGACGCTTGGCGAGCCGTTGTCGGCGATGCCGGGCTTAACCCGCGAAGGGCGACTGGGTAAGTGGATTTGGCAGATGGCGGAAGAGGATAGCCTGCCGCTGGATGAAATCGCGCACGAGCTGGAGTGCCAGTATCGCCGGTTTGTCGAGCTGTTTGGTTATGAGCCGACGCATATTGATAGCCATCACCATGTGCATATGATTGCGCAGATCTACCCCATCGTGGCGGCGTTTGCACGTGAGAAGGGCGTGGCGATGCGCATCGACCGCCAACTGGCGACCCTTTCCGGGCTGGAGCAGGATGCAGCGCGCAGCAGCGATGGATTTGCCAGTGAATTTTATGGTGAAGCCGTTTGTGAAGGGCTGTTTCTGCAAACTCTGGAAGCATCCATCCAGCGTGATGAAAAGTCGCTGGAAGTGATGTGCCACCCGGCTTTTGTCGATAACACCATTATGGGCAGCGCTTATTGTTACCCGCGTCTGACCGAGCTGGACGTGCTGACGTCTGATTCGCTGAAGTACGCGATAGCCGAACACGGCTATCGGCTCGGAACCTATCGCGACGTGTGA